ATCGCCGCCACGCGCGGCTCGGTTCCAGGGGTGATGTTGATTTCACCGCCGCCACATCACGATATCTACAGCATCGAAGACTTGGCGCAGCTGATTCACGACCTCAAACAAGTCTCGCAAAAGCCGATCTGTGTGAAGCTCGTCTCGTGTGCAGGCGTGGGAACCATTGCTGCGGGCGTAGCAAAAGGCGGGGCGCGTGCGATCCAGATTTCGGGGCACGACGGCGGGACTGGTGCATCGCCCCTGGCAAGTATCAAGCACGCCGGCTTGCCGTGGGAGCTGGGTCTAACCGAAGCTCAACAAGTCCTTGTGGCGAATGGCCTTAGAAAGCGCGTGAAACTGCGTGTTGACGGTGGCCTAAAGACCGGGAGAGACGTGGTGATCGCGGCGATGATGGGGGCTGAAGAGTTTGGCTTTGGAACGGCGCCTCTGGTGGCCGCAGGGTGTGTGATGGCGCGTCAATGCCACGCCAATACTTGCCCGGTGGGGATCGCGACGCAGCGAGAGGACCTGCGCGCCAGATATCCGGGAACACCCGACCACGTGATCGCCTTCATGTACTTCTTGGCGGAGAATGTGCGTCTGATTTTAGCTCAGATGGGCGTAAGGCGCATGGCCGATATCATCGGGCACGTTGAGTTGCTCAAGCAGAAGACCAATCTGCCTGAGCGTGCCAGAAGGGTGAGTCTCGATGCGATCCTCAAGCCTCCGGTCGGCACCGCTCGCCGATTGGAGACGGAAGATTGGCATATTGCGGCAGCGACGACCGACGAGAAGATCTGGGAGGATTTTAGGGATTCTGTTGAGGCTAAGCGCGCCGAAAAGCGCACCTATAAAGTCAGCAATGCTGACCGTTCTTTGGGCTTAAGAATGGCGGGCGAAGTGGCCAAGCGTTACGGCGATCTCGGCTTAGAACCTGGGCTGCTTGAGATCGAGCTCTATGGGCAGGCAGGCCAAAGCTTAGGTGCATTCTTGCCACAGGGAATCAGTATTTCGCTAGAGGGCGAGGCCCAAGACGGGGTCGCGAAGAGCCTCGCTGGTGGGCGGGTGTCTATTCGCCCGAGTGGGGCACGTGAAAACGATGTCTTGATCGGCAACACGTGTTTGTACGGCGCGAGTAAGGGCGAACTCTTTGTGGCTGGAAGGGCAGGTGAGAGGTTTGCCGTGCGTAATTCCGGCGCCGTTGCTGTGGTGGAAGGGTGTGGCGACCATGGGTGCGAGTACATGACCGGCGGTGTGGTGGTGGTGCTGGGCGAGACCGGCTTGAATTTTGGCGCGGGTATGAGTGGCGGCCAGGCATTCGTCTGGGACCCAGACGGCGTGTTCCCCGATCGTGTAAATCGCGACAGCGTGACGGTGGAGCCCGTCGCGGAAGCCGATTTCCCCAAGTTGCGTATGATTCTGGAGGCGCATATGGCCGCCACGGGCTCAAAGCGTGCTGTTCAGGCGCTTTCAAGCCTTGAGAGCTTCCTGACCGTGACGGCCCTCTCGGCGTAGGCTAGCGTTTATGCAGTGGATTGGAGGCCAACGCTTTCAAGAGGTCTTCCAGGGAAGCCTTGGCAGCAGGTGCCGCCTTTGAAATCTCTGCCTGCACCAAGGCAACACTTTCGGATGAATTTACGATCAAGATGGCCTTGCGCAGTTCTTTCTGGAGCTGTGGCTCTTTCGCGTAGGTTCGAATCAACGCAGCAGCACTCAAGTTGCGGACTTGCTCGCCCTCACCTGAAGCCGCCACCACATCAGTCTTCCACGCCCACGCGTTGCCATGGTCGCGCAAAGACTCGACGAGCGCGCGTTTTTCAGAATCAGCCTTGGCCTGCTCAAGCCTGCCTACCAAATACTCCGTGACGACCAGACGGCGGCAATGCGCCATGCCTTCGAGCACAGCCTCAGCGCGCGCGCCTTCGCCGGCAGAAGCCTTGATGAGGAACTCTGCGGCCTCTTGGTCTTGGAGCTTTCCAAGCGCCTCAGCGGCTGTCCTCAGAACCCAAGTGTCAGACTCCTGGCTCACCACACGCTCAAGCACCGGCCGAGCGATAGGATTTCTGAGTCTGCCAAGGGCATGTAAGACGCCGATGCGCCAGCCCTGGCGCACCGAAGGACGCTGGTTCGCGAAGGGTTTGTCTTGGATGAGGTCGTCCATCAGCGCCCAAACGGCGTTTGGCCCGAGGAGGTCCAGAGTTGTCCCTACAGGGGCGATCCTGCCGCGTTTTCGAGCGTCCAACTCCGGCATTTCTTCGCGCAACTGCTTGACTGCAGCAAACTCGGCTGCATGGGCCTTTCGAGCACCTTCAATCTGCTTCGTAAGGGCGTTGAGCTCTGCAGAGCTTGTAACCGGAGCGTCTGGATTTTGCGCCATAGCGAGCCCCGAGAAGCCAAAGCCGGCAAGTGCGAGTGCAAAAATAATTGGTTTGATTCTCATTAAATTTCCTCCCACCAGCGGGTGGTTTCAGGGGCCATTCGGGTGACATTTGTCGCACAATGTATCTCGCCAGCAAGCCGGTGATACATGTCCCAATCTTCGACCCATGAAACTGTGAACCCTCGAGCAGCGAGCCGCTCTTCGGTGATTTGGACCAAGAGGTCAACGCCGCCAACACGAGGTCCGTGTGGGTCAGGCGCAAAGTAATTTTCGTCGTCCATTACGATACCGTTCACAATGCCTGGTTGGTGCGCGATCGAGGCTCCACCAAGCGTCATATGGGTGAACGGAATGTAGATGATATCCGCATCGGTAAGGCCAGAAGCCGATTTGATGGCATTGACTTGAGCGTCAACTTCCACCGCAGCCTCGGCTGAAGCACCCATGATGTCCGGGTCGTTGAGAACCTCGGATACACTCACCGCAGCGCTATATTCCTGGCCGAAATCTGAGACCCAGCGTTTGCCCTGGAACATGTCGATTTGCGCGCCGCCCTGGTTGGCCAGTGTATCGAGCATTTGCACCGCGTACGTGGCGTCGTTGGCGAGCATCGCCCAGCCCATGGCCGCGTTCTCGTCCTTAATGAAGCTCACGGTTTCGTCAATGTGCGCCACAAGGAGCCAGCCGGTATCTACGAAGAGAGGATTTTGTACGCCTTGTGCACTGAACATCTCGAGCATTCGGGCATCGCCCTTATCTCCGGGCGCCTCGCCACGAATTATTCGACCAAGTGGGTAGCCGTCGTGTGGCGGAATGACTTCCGTGTTGCCGAAGGAATTGAGTGTGTCCCAATCGAGCGATCGCTGGCTCGTAAACTGGGTTAAACCTGCGCGATTCGGACCTCGGAACACGGTGTAGACCACGCGGCCAGCGGAACGGAGTTCACGGCCTCCATTGAAGCCCATCTCAATATTGGCAGATCGGATGTAGACATGGATGAGTTGAGGGTCGTCCTGGCCCGGCATCATCAAATATGCGCTCTCCAAGAAATCTTGGGTCCACTGGTCTTGAACAGGAAGTTCGTAATGTTGTCCGGGCTCAAGTCCCATGCCTGCGACCGCCGCTTTCAGGTCGGACGTAAATGCGCCGTCACCGCCGATACCGAGCTCAGAACTAAAGATCTGGAGCACTGGGTCTAGATGATGCCTGAGCACGAGCGGTGCCTGCTTGAGCTGCAGGGCGTCTGTGGATTCGGTGGCTTCCGGGACGCCATTGAGCGTCGCTGTGATGTTCAGCGTACCGTCCCAGCCATTGACCGATCGAATCACGTCGAGGCCTTCCACACGGAATTCGAGTCCCGTGCGAAGCTCCTCGGCTGCAAACGTGGTTGCATTGGGGTCAAAAGCGGTCCAGATGCCTTCCTCGTCTCGCCGAAAGAATCGCACGTTTTGAACGGCATCAACGCTCAGGCTGGCTGTCGCGGTATCGGGGATCTCACCGACCACTTTTAGCCCGATCGGCGCGAGGTCCAGAAGATCTTCCGCTCCATTGATCATCTGGTCTGACGCGTCATTACATGCTGCGAGGGAAGCATCATTTCCTTGTCTTGAGCACCGTTCAGAATCGTCGTCGATATTCGGCAGAAAGACGGCGCCAGATGTGCTGTCAAAAAGGTCTTCGCCGACATCCTCCGTAAGATCTTCCCATGAAAGTACGCCGTCACGGTTAGTATCTGCCCTCAAGTCGATAATCACTGCGCCAGGAGAATTGTTCGGATCCGGATTATTGTCAGGATTATTCGGGTCCGGGTTGTTCGTAGGGTCAGGATTGTTGGGGTCTGGGTTGTTTCCCGGGTCCGGATTGTTGGGGTCCGGGTTGTTCGGATTTCCGATTGGATTGTTCTCACCCAGGTTCACAACGACAGGTTCTTTCTTCGATACCGAATCGGAGCAGCCGAGCAAGCCGACCAGCACGAGGGCGCTCCACTTTGCGTATCCCTTCATTCATACCTCATATGTTTTGCCTCCATAATTGACGTGGAGTCTAACAACCACATGTAGGGAATTCCAG
This Microvenator marinus DNA region includes the following protein-coding sequences:
- a CDS encoding protein-arginine deiminase family protein, which gives rise to MKGYAKWSALVLVGLLGCSDSVSKKEPVVVNLGENNPIGNPNNPDPNNPDPGNNPDPNNPDPTNNPDPNNPDNNPDPNNSPGAVIIDLRADTNRDGVLSWEDLTEDVGEDLFDSTSGAVFLPNIDDDSERCSRQGNDASLAACNDASDQMINGAEDLLDLAPIGLKVVGEIPDTATASLSVDAVQNVRFFRRDEEGIWTAFDPNATTFAAEELRTGLEFRVEGLDVIRSVNGWDGTLNITATLNGVPEATESTDALQLKQAPLVLRHHLDPVLQIFSSELGIGGDGAFTSDLKAAVAGMGLEPGQHYELPVQDQWTQDFLESAYLMMPGQDDPQLIHVYIRSANIEMGFNGGRELRSAGRVVYTVFRGPNRAGLTQFTSQRSLDWDTLNSFGNTEVIPPHDGYPLGRIIRGEAPGDKGDARMLEMFSAQGVQNPLFVDTGWLLVAHIDETVSFIKDENAAMGWAMLANDATYAVQMLDTLANQGGAQIDMFQGKRWVSDFGQEYSAAVSVSEVLNDPDIMGASAEAAVEVDAQVNAIKSASGLTDADIIYIPFTHMTLGGASIAHQPGIVNGIVMDDENYFAPDPHGPRVGGVDLLVQITEERLAARGFTVSWVEDWDMYHRLAGEIHCATNVTRMAPETTRWWEEI
- a CDS encoding HEAT repeat domain-containing protein, whose protein sequence is MRIKPIIFALALAGFGFSGLAMAQNPDAPVTSSAELNALTKQIEGARKAHAAEFAAVKQLREEMPELDARKRGRIAPVGTTLDLLGPNAVWALMDDLIQDKPFANQRPSVRQGWRIGVLHALGRLRNPIARPVLERVVSQESDTWVLRTAAEALGKLQDQEAAEFLIKASAGEGARAEAVLEGMAHCRRLVVTEYLVGRLEQAKADSEKRALVESLRDHGNAWAWKTDVVAASGEGEQVRNLSAAALIRTYAKEPQLQKELRKAILIVNSSESVALVQAEISKAAPAAKASLEDLLKALASNPLHKR